Sequence from the Lepidochelys kempii isolate rLepKem1 chromosome 7, rLepKem1.hap2, whole genome shotgun sequence genome:
gtccccctctccctgccctcaggTCTCTGCCCACCACGGTGCCAGGAGCTCCAGCTACATCTCTAGGGCTGGGCTCCCCAGGCTGGAGTCCTAGAGCCGCCCCCCAGGGCGATAACCCCAGAGCCCTCGGGCAGGAAGAGTCTGGGGCCCCCGGTGACAGAGCCACGCCCCCCGCCGCGATCCGCACACACGTACCCGGAGGTAGTTGAGGGTGGAGTTGGAGAGCCCGCAGCGGGTGATGTTCTTGGATAACTGGTCCAGCATCTGGGGGTCCTGTGCCTAGGAGCGCAGGGGGACAGGGACACCTCAGCTGCGCTCGGGCTGGGAACGGCACCTggacagctccagcccccaccccgccgGATTTCTGGCCTGCCCCGCCTGTGCGCCCAGGGGAGCCGAGGCTCATCCCCTGTAGGTCTGCAGCCCCCCGGACAGTCGCATGGTGAAGAGACAGCTGAGCAAACAGCGTCGCAGCACACACCGCTCCGGCCCCGGGGGTGGATGTGAGAGTTTGAACTAGTAGGAGAGAGATGCACGTCCTGTCCCGAGGGACTCCTGCCCCgggccaggctgcagccctgctggagcCTTGGGGCTCAGCCGCGGGGCCATCGGCGCCGAGCCAGGGACTCACGTGCATGGCGAGGATGCTGCGGGGAATGAGCTCTCGATGCTGCCGGATGCTGAAGTGCCACGTCTTTATCCGCATCATGTCGTCGAACATGAACTCCAGGTAGAGccgcccctccacacacacctggGGCGGGGACGAGACGTCAACCCCAAACGCCCCGAGACCCAGCCGagcctcctccatccctccccgcAGGATAAACTGCACCTGGCCTCCCACCCAGCATGCAATGCATGGCCGCGCCTTCGGCCTCACCCGCCTGCCTCTTCGTCCACGGTGCCAGGAGACAGGCTTCCCGCGCTGCCAGCCGTGTGGCCCAGACAGACTCCAGTGCCCTGAGCCTACGCAGCTGGCAGCTGCTGGCCCCCTTGCACCAGCGCCCATCTCCCCTTCGCCCGAACACGCTCTGACCTGCCAGCATCTCGGGCTTTAGGGGCAGGCACAGCCATGCAGGGGGTGCCCAGGCTGGCCAGGAACCCCAGATACCCTCTTGCACTGGGCAGTACCCGGCAGCTAACCGTCTCCTGAGGGCCGGCACCGCggcagagcccagagcagagcccagagctctccagccctgcagagtcccgagggagccaggcccggcgccCGCCCCTACCTGCGTGAACATGGGCTTGCCGTGCTGGGTCACCATGGTGCACTGGTCGCAGTCCAGAGAGACGAAGTTGTTGTGGAAGGACTCCTTGGGATGCTTGAGTACGTAGTACAGCTCCGTGGCACCCCCCTCAAAGATGCTGCGGAAGTAACGGGGAATCAGAGTCCGGCCgatggctgcagcagggaggggagagagggagaaagagagtcAACGCCTGGCTTCCCTGGAGCCCCGGCTCAGCTCGCTGCAGGGCTGTGGTTCAGGCCAGGCACCCCCAGCTACCGCCCTGCCACCCCATCCTCCAGTGCGATGGGCCGGGAGCCAGGCACAGAGGAACCCAGCTCACACGGCAGCCGTGGGGCAGAGGTGAGAAGTGCAGGGCGGGCAGCCTGCAGGACGAGACGTCCCCAGGGCCGCTGTGAGAGGCCGAGCGCCTGCTGGCAGGAAGCCACCCTGGGTTCCCCGCCACTGGCTCCGCTTTGCCTTTGTTTCCCTGTCCCTGAGGCCATACAGGCAGGGTCCTCGCCCCCTGTCCACAGGACTGCGAAGGtgcccatcaccgtggtatcGGGATCTGACATGCAGCTCAGCTCTGCCCTGGAGTAACTGTGGGCCAAGCCCGGAACCATGGCACAGACCCAGCGCGGCAGCTGGGGCCCCCTGTCCGGCCCGCACAGCACGTGGCATCGCACTGACCGGCTATCAGCCCTTTCCCAGCTTCATCGGGGCGGGCCCCCGGCCATgcctggagccaggcccccggcCACTCACTGTATCTCTTTGGTCCATCCTCCAGGCAGAAGGTGATCGTTAGCATGGCATCGTCCTCAAAGAACTCCGTGGTGAAGGCGTCCCACCAGAGATTGTCACATTCCTGGGGGCGGGAGATGGGCGTGGCGTCACGGCGAGGGGAGAGAAACCACCCCGCCGGGGGACCTGGGACCCTCCATCCTGGCTGGGCTGAGACAGGGAGCGGTAACGCCCTCGGGCCCCTGGAGACCCACAAGGTCTGAGGGGTCCAGGGGCTccgccagtgtggacacaggctGTGTGGCCATTGGGCCCAGCATGCGATGCTCCACCCTGAGGCTACCCACGAGCACCCATGGGTGCTcacccccccgcccgcccctaAGGTCCCCCACTTCCCCGCCCCGCCCGCACACCTCTGTCCAGTTCTGCAGCCGCTTGTTCAGCTCGAATATCCTGTAGTCGGTCTGGTTCCCGTACGGCGTGTGCCTCCTGCCAAGCAAGCACAGCGGGGCCTCTCAGTGGGGCCCGGCCATGCccagcccgcccccgccccagcccaccccagcccccccagccccagcccgcccccGCACTCCCCCCCGAGCCTGCCCccacactccccgccccagcccccgcctgcccccgcgCTGAGTGCTCCCATGCAGGGAGGGCAGGACCTGCCCCAGGGTGGCGTGAGCTGTGGACCCAGGACCCTAGGCTGCTCACCCCGAGCAGGGGAGTGGTGCCCCATGGCTCGTTTAGCCCAGGGGTTGGTGTGGGGCTCCAAAGCAGCCTCTCCCCCTCTTGGCACCCGGTTGGGCGGCACCACCAgggctcctgctgcctcccacaCCCAGGCGTGAGCCCCCCCAGAGCGCGAGCAgtgacccccgccccccgccggaGCGCAAGCTCTTACCCTATCCCGGGCTCCAGGTACGTCGGTGGGTACATGGGGGTAGGTCTGCGGAGAGAGGCGCCGACGGGCGGTTAGGGCACATCCCCATGGAGCCTCAGACCTAGCCTGTGTtgtcaccccctccctgccccccgagTGACAGGCTGCCCGGGGctctctgcccccatcccaggctggcaggtctctctgcccccagaactgggtcAGATTCTCCCCACACACGGCCTGGGGAGCCCAGcccccctgagcccagcctggagcagagagcaggcgGGAGGCACGGAGGTTCCCTCTAGTGATCAGGTGCCACGGGAGCCGTCTGGTCAGAGCACAGCGAGGAATACCCGTGCCCGGTCGGGGGGGAAACAAATGGACCCCGAGGATGAACCCCAAACACAGTGTGTGACCTCGTTTGGGGGCAAAGGGGGGTCGGACCTGCCCTGGCCACAGCTGCTTTACACCAGGATCTGggagccaggcaggagggggctggtgCATGGGTGCCTGTGGCTACCCCATTGCACTGTGGGGAGTAACCCACCCCAGCGCCACCCTGAGGCTgagccccctcagctccccccagagcccaggggaGTCAAGGACACCCCCAGGATCACTGGGTCTTCCATGccgttcttccacctttctcggGGCTATTAACGCCCCTGCCTGCCGCCTGGCACCTCAGCCCACATGTCTCTAACCTTCCCAGCCCCGGCCACACCACACCCGCCCTGCCGCTTCGGGGCGGCCCACGCATGCAGGGGGACCGGCCCCCGCCGCTCCGTGCCCCGCGCAGCCGCCACTCACCCCACATCTCGATCCAGCATGGTGCCCGGGTGGAAAGGGGGGAAGGCGTTGCCGTTTGGGGGCTCCTTTGGCGAGTACAGCTTGAATGACTTAGAGGAACAGCCTGGCGGGAGAGACAGAGGCGTGGGGGGAGCAGGTCAGTGGGATGCGCAGCCCGCAGCGCTCGGCCCGTGACGGAGCGAGCAGCACGCATTGCAGCTGGGCCCCGGCAGGATCGGGCCCATCAGGCTaggcacagcccccccacccccgctgcaggCGGTGCGGCTGGGAGGGGCCGAGGGACCTGAAGGAGCCCACTCTGCgccgggggccaaggacactgtCCCATGGCCCCGGGGTCTCCTCAGCTGGCCTCGGAGCCTGGGAGCTCACAGACCCagctgtgtttgggggggggatagcagggggctgcgggtcgggactgaggggtgccggcatagctgggggggggaatagcagggggctgtgggtcgggactgaggggcgccagcagagttggggggtgggggggatagcAGGGGGCAGTGGTTGGGATTTTAGTTCCCTGTCCAGTCCCCTCAAAGACCCTGCATCACAGCAACCgcagaggccaggccaggcccggcTCCCCACACCACACCAGGGTCACCGAGAGCCCAACTCAAGCTCAGGCTCTGGCCTGTCCCAAAGAaccagcgccccccacccccacgtgcATTCAATGCCGACGGGCCGGGGGGGGAGGCACAAGGGCCAGGATCCCACCCCGTCCCCTGGCTGCTCCGACAGGAATGTCAGCAATGCAGGGCAGCGTGGGGCACGCCTGCCCCTCCAGTCCCTCTCTGGCAGCAGGCGGGAGACAGaccagctgggaggggaggcgcGGCGGATCCTGCCCCAGAGCCGGCGGGTCTGCGGCCTGGCTGGGTGCACTGACGAGCCCTGGAAAACCAGCCCCGAGACTCCCAGCTCCATTATAAACACCTGGCACCGCCCCAGAGAGGCTCAAGGCATTCGTAGGCATCAGTGGGTCGCCGCTATCTCAGAGGGGTCTTTGCCTGTCCTGGGCCATGCTGGCTCCTCTGGTGGGCAGGGCAGTTCTGGGACGGACAAAGGGGCTGGGGGGTCCATGCAGGGTTTGTTGGTCTGGTTCAGGAGCTCGCGGGTTCCAGACACCGGGTCAGTAACCGCTTAACCACCCCCTGGCCCCGACTGATGAAAATCCTGTCCTTGCTCTTTGCTCAGTTTCCCTTGGTACCCGATACCTGGGTGAGGGGCTGCCACAGCTTTGCCCACATGGACTGGCCCAGCCAACACCCCCCGAGAGCTCTCAGGGCCCAATTCGACCCCAGGGGCTCACGTTCACAGAgatccctctgccccctccagccacGGGCGCTGGGGGGTTGGGCTGGGCCCTCTGGCCATTCCCACTCTGATACCAGCACCCTCTGCCACCCGGCCGGGTCAGCAACCCCACAGGCCAGCTCCACCAACAACCCGGCCTCGTGCCCACTCAGCCAGGGCCAACCTGGCCTCGCGCAGCACCCCCAAGGCTTGGTCCTGGGGCCGGCCAGGCAGGCATCAAAACGGCACAGAGCTGGCAGCCCCATACCTACCTCCCCCCAGAAtacacccagccctgcccccaccagcaCTGCACTCCTGCCAGCCGGAGCTAGGGCCCAGCCTGACCCTGCTCGGAGAGGAGCCGCTCCAAGACACCATCCCCGAGGGAGACCCTGTCTCCGAGAGCAGGGCCCTTGGCAGCAGGTCACCAATTGGGCCTCAGCCCCCAGCACCTTCTCTtgaccccagccctgctgtggcgAGGCTGGGGGGCACCGAtctggcactgggctgggaggcgCAGGCAGGGCCCCGTTTGCAGGTACTGGCTTCTCCTAGCTGCCCCCACCGGAGCGGACAGGAAAGGTGCCCAGCAGGAGGGGACGCTCTCTCCCAGGCCAAGGGGGGAGGCCCCCCAGGGGGCGTAGGGCCCAGCTGCCGGGGCGGCGGGTCCGACAGACCCAGGTAATTCATCCCGTCAGGGCCGAGCCCCAGCGGGATCCAGCCCCGGCCAGCGTGGGGAGTCTGAGATTCCAGCCCCACTGGGCCGCCTTGCCTGGATCGCGGGGTCAATGCCAGAGCAGTCTCTGCCCGGTGCCATTCCCGCAGCCCCAGTGGGACCCgatcccccagcccagcgccaGGCTTGGCACGCCGGCTCCCCCCGGAGCAGCTGGAGCCAAGGAGGCGCGTGATGTGGGGAGGGAATTCTCCCCAACCCCATCACTCCCATCCTTGGCTCCCTCTGCATGCCGCAAGCCGGTgactcagcccccctcccctgggcacAGGGCCAGCGGCACAGATGGGAACTGGGAGCAGCCAGGCAGACCGGGATGGGCTCAGCCCACGGACGGGCGACCTCCATCC
This genomic interval carries:
- the LDB1 gene encoding LIM domain-binding protein 1 isoform X1, which produces MSVGCACPGCSSKSFKLYSPKEPPNGNAFPPFHPGTMLDRDVGPTPMYPPTYLEPGIGRHTPYGNQTDYRIFELNKRLQNWTEECDNLWWDAFTTEFFEDDAMLTITFCLEDGPKRYTIGRTLIPRYFRSIFEGGATELYYVLKHPKESFHNNFVSLDCDQCTMVTQHGKPMFTQVCVEGRLYLEFMFDDMMRIKTWHFSIRQHRELIPRSILAMHAQDPQMLDQLSKNITRCGLSNSTLNYLRLCVILEPMQELMSRHKTYSLSPRDCLKTCLFQKWQRMVAPPAEPARQQPSKRRKRKMSGGSTMSSSGGNANNSSSKKKSPASTFALSSQVPDVMVVGEPTLMGGEFGDEDERLITRLENTQFDAANGIDDEDSFNNSPALGANSPWNSKPPSSQESKSENPTSQASQ
- the LDB1 gene encoding LIM domain-binding protein 1 isoform X2 translates to MSVGCACPGCSSKSFKLYSPKEPPNGNAFPPFHPGTMLDRDVGPTPMYPPTYLEPGIGRHTPYGNQTDYRIFELNKRLQNWTEECDNLWWDAFTTEFFEDDAMLTITFCLEDGPKRYTIGRTLIPRYFRSIFEGGATELYYVLKHPKESFHNNFVSLDCDQCTMVTQHGKPMFTQVCVEGRLYLEFMFDDMMRIKTWHFSIRQHRELIPRSILAMHAQDPQMLDQLSKNITRCGLSNSTLNYLRLCVILEPMQELMSRHKTYSLSPRDCLKTCLFQKWQRMVAPPAEPARQQPSKRRKRKMSGGSTMSSSGGNANNSSSKKKSPASTFALSSQDVMVVGEPTLMGGEFGDEDERLITRLENTQFDAANGIDDEDSFNNSPALGANSPWNSKPPSSQESKSENPTSQASQ
- the LDB1 gene encoding LIM domain-binding protein 1 isoform X3, yielding MLDRDVGPTPMYPPTYLEPGIGRHTPYGNQTDYRIFELNKRLQNWTEECDNLWWDAFTTEFFEDDAMLTITFCLEDGPKRYTIGRTLIPRYFRSIFEGGATELYYVLKHPKESFHNNFVSLDCDQCTMVTQHGKPMFTQVCVEGRLYLEFMFDDMMRIKTWHFSIRQHRELIPRSILAMHAQDPQMLDQLSKNITRCGLSNSTLNYLRLCVILEPMQELMSRHKTYSLSPRDCLKTCLFQKWQRMVAPPAEPARQQPSKRRKRKMSGGSTMSSSGGNANNSSSKKKSPASTFALSSQVPDVMVVGEPTLMGGEFGDEDERLITRLENTQFDAANGIDDEDSFNNSPALGANSPWNSKPPSSQESKSENPTSQASQ